TGGCTTCGAGTTCAGAATCCCACCCCGGGAGCTGGCTCAGGGCGGGGGATTCCCCTGGAGGGTAGCGCCAGGCATCGTTACTGGCAATCACGCCCCCATCCGGAGCTAGAATTACCAGCCAGTCTTCGTAGTACAGGCTGTCTTCGTTCCAGCTTTCTGCCACCGGCACAAAACCCACATCCCAGATATATTCTTCTGCAAATTCAATTGTTAGGGGCGCATCTTCGAGCAGCCAGGTTATATCTTCGGCGATGTAATAAGCTTCATCCCCGGCCCATTGCGCAGGGAGATCGGTTTGCAGGTAGATGAGGTAGCCTGTTGCGATCAACGCCGCCAAAATGACCACGGAGATGAGCGTAACGGCAAGATGTGAGCGGGTGAGTTGGGTTTGCATGGGGGAATGATGAACGATGAACGATGAATGCAGAATGATGAGTGTGATTCTGCATTCATCATTCTGCATTTTGCATTTGCTTACTTCAACATACTTTCAACAACTTTTGCCATTTCGTCCACGCTGAGATTTCCCTCCACGACGATGAATTGATCGCCGAGGATATAAGTGGCGTAACTGTAGGGGCCGTATTCGTCGCTGACATCTTCGATGAGCACGTCTACGCTGTTGAAGGTGAACCACTCTTCGTCGAGCGGTTCCCAATCGGCATCGGTGAGAAACTCGTCGAGATTGGTAAAGCTGGTGCTGGCTGAGCTGACGGAGATAAAATCTTCATCGCCGGGGCCGTAGAAATCGACCACGGTCAGTTCGCCGCCATCGGGGGCGTACCAGTAGGCGTCTTCACCGAATTCAGCGGCCTGCATGAGATAGGCTTCGTAGAATTCGTAGCCCGCGGGCAAGTAGGCTGGGGTCAACTCAGCGGGCGCTTCGATGGATTCATAATTGCCGTATTCATCGCCCCAGTATTCGGCGGGGTCCATCAGTTCTTCGACTTCGGGGGCCGAGAAATTGGTGGCGCTGAGAGTTTCGGCCGCGGGTTGGGTCTGCCCTCCGGCGCTTATATCTACGCTGTACTCGCTGAAATAGCAGTCGTATTCGTCTGCGGCGCGTTCGGGGTTTATCACGATCAGGTAGAGATGATCGAAGGCGCTGGCATCAACACTGGCCTGGGCGCCATTGAACTCGAAGACACTCGCCTGCCCGCCAGCGATACCCACCAATAGCGGAGTGAGCGCGTCGTCGTCCAGTTTCACTGTAACCACGCCATTGGCGAGAATTTCAATATAATCGGCAGCCATCTGCCCGACGCCATCTACGGGGGTGAATGTGCCGGCGCCAGTGGCTGTACTTTCTAGGCGCAGTACGGGGTAGGCCGCGCCTTCTTCAAATTCACGGGTCAACAGGGCAAGCGAGAAGCCGCGCAGGGTTTCATCCAGCGTTGTACCAGCGGCGTTGAGGGCGGCTTCGAGGGCTGCGTAGCTATCCAGCGCGGCTGCCTGTTCCCAGATGGTGCGTACGGTCTGATGTCCGTAATTTTCAGAGATATAGCGCAGGAAAATCCACTCGCCGTACCAGTGATTTTCATCTTCGACGCGTTCTTCGCCGCCATAGGCCAGTTGGCACGAATCTGGCGATTTGAATACCGCGTACAGGTCTTCAATGCCGTCGTTAACGTCGTCGTAAACTTCGTCTTGCATCCAGGTGGCGGTAGCTTCCCATAGCCAATCAGCGGGTTCTTCGCCGTCGTAGCCGAACTGGATGGCGTGATTGAATTCGTGGGCCACCGTGGATTGCATAACACTTGTTACGGTATAGTTCTCGATGGCAAACTCTTCGAGGTCGGCGTAGTCGTTATCGAGTACCATGAACGATGCGGAAGCGCGTTCTTCCACGGCGGCGGTGTTCGGGTTATCGCCCACCTGTCCATCGCTGCGGTAGCGCGAATCTTCTCCGCCTTCGACATAACCAAACGTGCCATCCCAGAGAATTTCCTGTAGATAGACATCGTAGCGGTCATCGCCGCCGATGCCATCATCGGGGGGAGGGGCTGCCCAGCCAAATTGATCAATTTCGACCTTCCAGACATGCTCCAGCGCCTGTGCAACTTCATCCACATAGCTGGCCGAGGCGACTGCATCACGCCCCTTGCTGGTGTAGTGAATGCGAAAATGTTCGCTGTCGAGAATTTCTTCCGTGCCGCTTAAAATCGGACGACCCTCAGCGTCATACTCGTAATCGCCCTCATCATTGAAGCCTTGCTGCTTGTCGGTTTGATTGTCGGTGGCAATCGGTAGATCAGGTACATTTTCGAGGCCCAGGGCGCGGGTGACAGTCACGCAGGCCAGACTGCTAAAAAGTACCAGTAGGGTGGTGAGAATGGTAAATATTCTTATTCTTGGGGACATTGCGAAACTCCTTTTGTGAAATTACTTGCCCCAAGCATACTTGTAAACTGGGGTTGCTACATCGGCCCCGGGGTGGAGATTTGCCTCGGACTTTGGGCTGAGGCAAATAACAACTTACCACAGAGACACGAAGAACACAGAGAATTCTTTTGTGTAAACAAAGAAAAACTTTGTACTCTTTGTGCCTTTGTGGTGAATTTTCTCTACCGAATCACCATCGCCAGCAGATTTCCCATCACGAACAGAATCAACCAGACCCATGTTAGATTGTCCGCTGCGTTGCGGGCCGAGAAGATCATCCCCGCCGCGGGAATCACCATCATCAGGAAGGCGGTCAGGTGAGCTTCAAATTTGTGTTCGCGTATCCAGGTTAACATGATTTTTTATCAGGAAGCCATGAAAGCAGGAAAAAACTTCCCGGCTTCCTGCTTTCCTTATAATTGTTGTACAACATCTTTGAAATAGAACGCGCCAGGGAAATCATCGGCGACTTTTCTCTCTTTGCCGCTCCAGCTTTCAATATCAATGCGCAGCACCGCGGTGACTTTGAGATCGATGTCAGTAGTGGTTTCGTAATCCACATCGGGTTTCAGGTGCGGAAAGTATTTGTCGCACAGCAGTTGCAGGCCATATTTAGCTTCGGCAGCCGCTTCAACCACGCGCAGCCTCCCAAAGGCCACCACTCCGCCAAATTCGGTGCCGAACTCCATCGCCCGTTCGTCAGGCAGCAGACGCCCAGCTTCACTGGCGCTAAAACAAACCTTAGGGTTTTCATCGGCATTCTCAAAAGTGCGGCCTTTCTTCGCTCCGTGCATGTAGATGGCGTGTGCGGCTTCATCATAAGCGAAATTGCGCGTTACCAAAAAAGGCTGGTCACCGTGGACGGTTGCCGTTGTGCCAAATTCGGCGCGCGCCAAAAAGGCCTTGATCCAGTTGTCATCTTTGCCGCGCTCCTTACGGCGCATTTTTGTGTAGTCTTCGGTTGTTCCCATTTGTGCTCCTTAAAAATATTTAACGCAAGGGCGCAAAGAAACAAGGACGCAAAGGGAAAAATTTAAAAAATCTTTGCGACTTCGCTTCCTTGCGTCTTAGCGTTATGTTTTAGATCAAATTAACG
This genomic window from Chloroflexota bacterium contains:
- a CDS encoding pyridoxamine 5'-phosphate oxidase family protein gives rise to the protein MGTTEDYTKMRRKERGKDDNWIKAFLARAEFGTTATVHGDQPFLVTRNFAYDEAAHAIYMHGAKKGRTFENADENPKVCFSASEAGRLLPDERAMEFGTEFGGVVAFGRLRVVEAAAEAKYGLQLLCDKYFPHLKPDVDYETTTDIDLKVTAVLRIDIESWSGKERKVADDFPGAFYFKDVVQQL